In Strigops habroptila isolate Jane chromosome 6, bStrHab1.2.pri, whole genome shotgun sequence, a single genomic region encodes these proteins:
- the LOC115609442 gene encoding L-threonine 3-dehydrogenase, mitochondrial-like isoform X1, whose translation MFSGALLENLESQQKRSESHFELGHLPAPESSVHPLWGLLSCVPKKMLTIRRQQHKSIWGALKALSWCGTTPTFCQVLIGFHKRQCPINCPRQSASALSPADGQHTGRRKMPIVRNVSRAVSRLLQSPGCGCGIPIIPARCIGVSPRQVASDASFHSVSFSDSDHPRVLITGGLGQLGVGLAKLLRKRFGKNNVILSDIRKPADNVFYSGPFIYADILDYKNLREIVVNNRITWLFHYSALLSAVGEANVPLARAVNITGLHNVLDIAAEHNLRLFVPSTIGAFGPTSPRNPTPDLCIQRPRTIYGVSKVHAELMGEYYHYRYGLDFRCLRYPGIISADSQPGGGTTDYAVQIFHDAMKTGKFQCYLKPDTRLPMMYIDDCLKATLEVMEAPAEALSMRTYNISAMSFVPEELVQEVQKHVPELQVTYKVDEVRQAIADSWPMNFDDRNARRDWGWKHDYDLPELVTTMFSFLGSDSRIAQIN comes from the exons ATGTTCTCAGGAGCTCTGCTGGAAAACCTGGAAAGTCAGCAAAAAAGAAGTGAGAGTCACTTTGAATTAGGGCACCTGCCTGCCCCTGAGAGCTCTGTGCATCCACTCTG GGGATTGCTATCCTGTGTTCCCAAAAAGATGTTGACTATAAGAAGGCAGCAACACAAAAGCATCTGGGGAGCACTGAAGGCTTTATCCTG gtgtgGGACAACTCCTACTTTCTGTCAGGTTTTGATTGGCTTTCACAAGAGGCAGTGTCCTATAAATTGCCCTCGCCAATCTGCTTCTGCTCTATCACCAGCTGACGGACAG CATACTGGAAGGAGGAAGATGCCAATTGTCAGAAACGTGAGCCGAGCTGTCAGCCGGCTGCTACAGAGCCCTGGTTGTGGATGCGGGATTCCCATCATTCCTGCTCGATGCATCGGAGTCTCGCCCCGCCAGGTGGCCTCCGATGCTAGCTTTCACTCAGTTTCCTTTTCCGACTCTGATCATCCTCGGGTGCTAATCACAG GTGGTCTTGGCCAGCTTGGAGTGGGACTTGCTAAGCTTCTGAG GAAACGCTTTGGAAAGAACAATGTGATCTTGTCTGACATTAGAAAGCCTGCAGATAATGTTTTTTATAGTG GTCCTTTTATCTACGCAGATATCTTGGACTACAAGAATTTACGTGAGATAGTGGTGAATAATCGGATAACTTGGCTGTTCCACTACAGTGCTTTGCTCAGTGCTGTTGGAGAAGCAAACGTCCCCTTGGCCAGAGCTGTAAACATTACTG GTTTACACAATGTTCTGGATATTGCAGCTGAGCATAATTTGAGACTCTTCGTTCCAAGCACTATTGGAGCCTTTGGACCCACCTCTCCTCGAAATCCAACTCCTGATCTCTGCATTCAGAGACCAAGGACAATCTACGGAGTCTCCAAGGTTCACGCTGAGCTCATGGGAGAA TACTATCATTACCGGTATGGCCTAGACTTCCGCTGCCTGAGGTATCCAGGAATTATATCTGCGGACTCTCAGCCTGGTGGGGGAACAACTG ATTATGCTGTCCAGATTTTCCACGATGCCATGAAGACTGGCAAATTTCAGTGCTACCTAAAGCCAGACACTCGTCTCCCTATGATGTATATTGATGACTGTCTGAAAGCAACTCTAGAAGTCATGGAGGCCCCTGCAGAGGCACTGAGCATGAGGACATACAACATCAGTGCCATGAGCTTCGTTCCTGAAGAGCTGGTGCAAGAGGTGCAGAAGCATGTTCCTGAGCTCCAAGTGACCTACAAAGTGGATGAAGTCAGGCAGGCCATAG CTGACAGCTGGCCGATGAACTTTGATGACAGGAACGCCCGGAGAGATTGGGGTTGGAAACATGATTATGATCTCCCCGAGCTGGTGACTACGATGTTTAGCTTCCTTGGGTCTGACTCCAGGATTGCTCAAAttaactga
- the LOC115609442 gene encoding L-threonine 3-dehydrogenase, mitochondrial-like isoform X3: MPIVRNVSRAVSRLLQSPGCGCGIPIIPARCIGVSPRQVASDASFHSVSFSDSDHPRVLITGGLGQLGVGLAKLLRKRFGKNNVILSDIRKPADNVFYSGPFIYADILDYKNLREIVVNNRITWLFHYSALLSAVGEANVPLARAVNITGLHNVLDIAAEHNLRLFVPSTIGAFGPTSPRNPTPDLCIQRPRTIYGVSKVHAELMGEYYHYRYGLDFRCLRYPGIISADSQPGGGTTDYAVQIFHDAMKTGKFQCYLKPDTRLPMMYIDDCLKATLEVMEAPAEALSMRTYNISAMSFVPEELVQEVQKHVPELQVTYKVDEVRQAIADSWPMNFDDRNARRDWGWKHDYDLPELVTTMFSFLGSDSRIAQIN, translated from the exons ATGCCAATTGTCAGAAACGTGAGCCGAGCTGTCAGCCGGCTGCTACAGAGCCCTGGTTGTGGATGCGGGATTCCCATCATTCCTGCTCGATGCATCGGAGTCTCGCCCCGCCAGGTGGCCTCCGATGCTAGCTTTCACTCAGTTTCCTTTTCCGACTCTGATCATCCTCGGGTGCTAATCACAG GTGGTCTTGGCCAGCTTGGAGTGGGACTTGCTAAGCTTCTGAG GAAACGCTTTGGAAAGAACAATGTGATCTTGTCTGACATTAGAAAGCCTGCAGATAATGTTTTTTATAGTG GTCCTTTTATCTACGCAGATATCTTGGACTACAAGAATTTACGTGAGATAGTGGTGAATAATCGGATAACTTGGCTGTTCCACTACAGTGCTTTGCTCAGTGCTGTTGGAGAAGCAAACGTCCCCTTGGCCAGAGCTGTAAACATTACTG GTTTACACAATGTTCTGGATATTGCAGCTGAGCATAATTTGAGACTCTTCGTTCCAAGCACTATTGGAGCCTTTGGACCCACCTCTCCTCGAAATCCAACTCCTGATCTCTGCATTCAGAGACCAAGGACAATCTACGGAGTCTCCAAGGTTCACGCTGAGCTCATGGGAGAA TACTATCATTACCGGTATGGCCTAGACTTCCGCTGCCTGAGGTATCCAGGAATTATATCTGCGGACTCTCAGCCTGGTGGGGGAACAACTG ATTATGCTGTCCAGATTTTCCACGATGCCATGAAGACTGGCAAATTTCAGTGCTACCTAAAGCCAGACACTCGTCTCCCTATGATGTATATTGATGACTGTCTGAAAGCAACTCTAGAAGTCATGGAGGCCCCTGCAGAGGCACTGAGCATGAGGACATACAACATCAGTGCCATGAGCTTCGTTCCTGAAGAGCTGGTGCAAGAGGTGCAGAAGCATGTTCCTGAGCTCCAAGTGACCTACAAAGTGGATGAAGTCAGGCAGGCCATAG CTGACAGCTGGCCGATGAACTTTGATGACAGGAACGCCCGGAGAGATTGGGGTTGGAAACATGATTATGATCTCCCCGAGCTGGTGACTACGATGTTTAGCTTCCTTGGGTCTGACTCCAGGATTGCTCAAAttaactga
- the LOC115609442 gene encoding L-threonine 3-dehydrogenase, mitochondrial-like isoform X2, whose amino-acid sequence MGLLSCVPKKMLTIRRQQHKSIWGALKALSWCGTTPTFCQVLIGFHKRQCPINCPRQSASALSPADGQHTGRRKMPIVRNVSRAVSRLLQSPGCGCGIPIIPARCIGVSPRQVASDASFHSVSFSDSDHPRVLITGGLGQLGVGLAKLLRKRFGKNNVILSDIRKPADNVFYSGPFIYADILDYKNLREIVVNNRITWLFHYSALLSAVGEANVPLARAVNITGLHNVLDIAAEHNLRLFVPSTIGAFGPTSPRNPTPDLCIQRPRTIYGVSKVHAELMGEYYHYRYGLDFRCLRYPGIISADSQPGGGTTDYAVQIFHDAMKTGKFQCYLKPDTRLPMMYIDDCLKATLEVMEAPAEALSMRTYNISAMSFVPEELVQEVQKHVPELQVTYKVDEVRQAIADSWPMNFDDRNARRDWGWKHDYDLPELVTTMFSFLGSDSRIAQIN is encoded by the exons ATGGGATTGCTATCCTGTGTTCCCAAAAAGATGTTGACTATAAGAAGGCAGCAACACAAAAGCATCTGGGGAGCACTGAAGGCTTTATCCTG gtgtgGGACAACTCCTACTTTCTGTCAGGTTTTGATTGGCTTTCACAAGAGGCAGTGTCCTATAAATTGCCCTCGCCAATCTGCTTCTGCTCTATCACCAGCTGACGGACAG CATACTGGAAGGAGGAAGATGCCAATTGTCAGAAACGTGAGCCGAGCTGTCAGCCGGCTGCTACAGAGCCCTGGTTGTGGATGCGGGATTCCCATCATTCCTGCTCGATGCATCGGAGTCTCGCCCCGCCAGGTGGCCTCCGATGCTAGCTTTCACTCAGTTTCCTTTTCCGACTCTGATCATCCTCGGGTGCTAATCACAG GTGGTCTTGGCCAGCTTGGAGTGGGACTTGCTAAGCTTCTGAG GAAACGCTTTGGAAAGAACAATGTGATCTTGTCTGACATTAGAAAGCCTGCAGATAATGTTTTTTATAGTG GTCCTTTTATCTACGCAGATATCTTGGACTACAAGAATTTACGTGAGATAGTGGTGAATAATCGGATAACTTGGCTGTTCCACTACAGTGCTTTGCTCAGTGCTGTTGGAGAAGCAAACGTCCCCTTGGCCAGAGCTGTAAACATTACTG GTTTACACAATGTTCTGGATATTGCAGCTGAGCATAATTTGAGACTCTTCGTTCCAAGCACTATTGGAGCCTTTGGACCCACCTCTCCTCGAAATCCAACTCCTGATCTCTGCATTCAGAGACCAAGGACAATCTACGGAGTCTCCAAGGTTCACGCTGAGCTCATGGGAGAA TACTATCATTACCGGTATGGCCTAGACTTCCGCTGCCTGAGGTATCCAGGAATTATATCTGCGGACTCTCAGCCTGGTGGGGGAACAACTG ATTATGCTGTCCAGATTTTCCACGATGCCATGAAGACTGGCAAATTTCAGTGCTACCTAAAGCCAGACACTCGTCTCCCTATGATGTATATTGATGACTGTCTGAAAGCAACTCTAGAAGTCATGGAGGCCCCTGCAGAGGCACTGAGCATGAGGACATACAACATCAGTGCCATGAGCTTCGTTCCTGAAGAGCTGGTGCAAGAGGTGCAGAAGCATGTTCCTGAGCTCCAAGTGACCTACAAAGTGGATGAAGTCAGGCAGGCCATAG CTGACAGCTGGCCGATGAACTTTGATGACAGGAACGCCCGGAGAGATTGGGGTTGGAAACATGATTATGATCTCCCCGAGCTGGTGACTACGATGTTTAGCTTCCTTGGGTCTGACTCCAGGATTGCTCAAAttaactga